GGGACAGGTTGGGGGACATGCTCCTTGTCCTTGAGGGGGACCCCTGTTCCAGGTGGCTAACCCCCGCAGAGCCTCTGCGGTGCATCTTCTGGCTCCCGTGGCAGCATGTTCTCTTGGCAGGGACCCTGGTATGCCAGGCGGGCTGCGTCCTGGAGGAGCTCAGCCGGTATGTGGAGGAGAGGGGCTTCGTCATGCCCCTGGACCTGGGGGCGAAGGGCAGCTGCCACATTGGGGGAAACGTGGCAACCAACGCAGGCGGCCTGCGGTTTCTGCGCTACGGCTCACTTCACGGGACTGTCCTGGGCCTGGAGGTGGTAAGCTGGGGCGCTGGCCACTTTCCTCTGTGTCCCCCTGCCTGTGTCCGAGTGGCCGGACCCTCAGCCTCTTCCCAGTGCTGAAAGTACTTAGCGTGTGAGGTGTCTGCGGGCCCCCGCCAACCTGCCTTGACTCCATGGGTCTGTGCCCCCTCGGGCACTCTCTCTGGGGTGGTGTGGGGCAAggccggggcggggctggggcggggTCAGTGGGGGGGGGCAAGTTTGGAGCAGCAAGCggcaaggggggtggggggacagggggtGGTGGCAGGGCAGGGGCCTGGCGGCACCGGGTGAGGTCCAGGGCCTGGTGGATGAAGTGTCTGCAGGGCGTGGCCCCCCTGCTATGTGATTCTCTGCCACTGCCTCCCCACTTTGGGCCCTGAGCTCCATGAGTGTGGGGGGCATGAAAGTCCTCTCTTAGCCCCATTGGGGCGCCTTCTGGCCTGGGGTCACCCTGGGGCCTCCATCTGGGATGGGTTGGGGGCTCGTGCTTGGCTCTGCTTTCTGTGGGACCCCTGGGCATGGGGGCGAGATGAGAAGGGTGCCTGCGAGGGCCCACGTATaggcccttctccccttctcGGCTAGGTGCTGGCCGACGGCACTGTCCTGGACTGCCTGACCTCTCTGCGGAAGGACAACACGGGCTACGACCTGAAGCAGCTCTTCATCGGGTCGGAGGGCACGCTGGGGGTCATCACGGCTGTGTCTATCCAGTGTCCACCCAAGCCCAGGGCAGTGAACGTGGCTTTTCTCGGTAGGCCGGCTGTTGGGGTGCACCGCTGGCtgccctgtccctcccactgccctgctgCCTGGCCCTTGGCACGAGGGGGGCCGTTCCTGTGTCTCCTGGCTTCTGTGTCTGGAGGGTTGGTGCTCCTGACGGGGGATCTGCAGGGGGCCTCTCCCATCTCAGGGCAGAACACCCTTTTCTTTAGCACAACTGGGCCTCTGCTCAGCTCTGCCGCTCCATCTCCTTCCTTGATTCTGAGTGAAGCAGTGTCATTTCTGGTGTGTTCATTCCTGAATGAGTCACAGCCGTAGGAACACTGTCCTCTCCATCCCCTTGCTGTCCCTCACTgtccctgccctgtcccccatACTGTCCTTGTACTATCCCCCTGCTGTCCCTACTGTCCCTGCCCTGTTCCCCACACTGTCCCCAATGCTGTCCCCCACTGTCCCTCACAGacctctgccctgtcccccacTGTGTCCTTCACTGTCCCCTGCCTTgtcccccaccctgtccctgaTCTGTTCTCTACCCTGTCACCCACCCTGTTCCCACTGTcctcctgctgtccccaccaTGACCCCTTGCTGTCCCTCTACTTTCCCCACTGTCATGCTATCCCTCATGCTGTCCCTTCtgtcccctgccctgtccccagctgCCCATCGGATCCTCTGCTTCCAGCAGACTGCGAGCGTGGGCTTGCGTCTCCTCCTCTGAAACCATATTCTGCCTTGCCTCCACTCAGAGCCCGTCAAACTCTGGTAGTTAAGAGGCTGTGGGACATCCGGTCTTCTGGAGGTCATCATGGGCACCTTAACTCCCCAGTCCGCTGTTGGCTGTGCTCTGCGGTGTCTGTACCCATGGCAGGGTGCCAGGTCTCACGGCCTCCCTTGTCTCTGTGGCTGGAATTGCTGTGTTCTTGCAAACGTGCCATTTCCTCTTCTGATGTGCCGTTCTGCACTGGGCTCGTGTTCCCCGTAAGCATGGCCTGGGTCTCACGGCTGGCCCATTGGCCGCGCCTCCCCAACCCTCGCCCATGGAGACACTGTCGCAGGTTCTCAAATGAGGCTGCTCAGAGTTGTCTCGCATCCTGCGCTTGTGTCCTCTATGGCTGCTGCTCCTGGTGCTGACGCTTTGGTCTTCGGTcactttgaagattttctctgtgtctttgctCATCTGTGGTTTGGGGTCTCTTGCCTCTGAGGACACATTCTCACCTCGGATCTTCCAGGCCTCCTCACCCCATGTCTTGGTGTCTTGTCAGTTGGAGGCGTCTGGCCATCTTCCTCCCCCTTTAGGGCTGTGACCTGATACACTCACGACAAAGCTCTGTGGTTGGTCCTCTTCATCCCTCCCACGGTTTCCACCCTTTTACACTCCTGCTGCGTTGTTTCCCATCTTTTCTGCTTACCGGTGTTGCCGCACGCTGTGATCCCCAGACAACTGAGCCCCCACGTCCAGCCCCGCTATCCAGCCGTGGAACTCCACATGCGCCCGGGTGTGCATAGGAGACATCTGCCTCTGGCCTTGCGCTCTATGAACACACTCCTGTCAGCTTTCCCACCCCGTCCCCAGCGTAGAGTCAGTGTCCTGGGCCCTTCCCACCTGCTCCCGGCTGCTGACGACGGGCTCCCCAGGCCCGGGCGCCTCAGAGATTTCTCCTTGTTCTGTAAGTTGAGTGACTCGCCCTGGGCTCCTGGAAACACAAGTGCTCACTGTggtgagagaaaggcagtgaagCCCTTTCCCAGTACGACCCGTCTCTGGCCCCCTGTGCGCCCCGGCCCCTCTGGTTCCTGTGACCTTCCTGCACACCGTGGGTCCTCCTACGGGCCTTTCCTTCTAGACCGTCACTACCTGGGACACGCGTGCCACTGGCTCGCGGGCGTCCCTGTGGtggtgctctgctgctccactggGCTGCCCTGCTCACCAGCATCCAGGGCCACTCGGCGCAGCTACTTCACGGGGGGACGTGGGGGTGTCTGGCCGGGGCTCTGGTGCCCACACCTGAGGTCTTGTTGCCTTCGCAGGTTGTCCGGGCTTTGCTGAGGTCCTGCAGACCTTCAGCAGTGGCAAGGAGCTGCTGGGTGAGATCCTGTCTGCGTATGAGTTCATGGACGCTGAGTGCATGTGGCTGGTCACGCACCACCTGCGCCTTGCCAGCCCCGTGCAAGGTATCGACCCCTGTGGCCGGGCAGCTTCCGCCGTGGCCCTCATGCCATAGGTCTCAGGGGATGCTCTCTTTGGTCACTGACAGGCCATCAGCCTGTCCACAGAGGGGGAGGTGGTGACAAGGTTGCCAGAATCTGCATGGCTCCAGCGTCGCCATACCCGGACGAGCGAGACTCTCTGACCCGCGTGGGAACTGGGCCCCCAGTGTGGGTGCAGTTGCTGCCGCCAGTTGTGCCAGAGCCCCAGGGTCTCTGAGGGTCCTCAACGTGCTGGTCAGAAGTGCTTCTTTTCCACCAGAGGAGCCGCTGGTCCGTGGAACTTTCCCACTTAGCCAACCGAGCCCTGGCCCTGCGTTCCAAGGGCCGCCTGCCATCGTGCTCCTCGAGGAGAGAGCTCTCTACTGTGGGTCTCAGCGTCTTCACCTCCGAGAGCCTCCTGAAAGGTGGTGGCTTTGGTGCGGGCAGCCTTGGTGGAAAGCCAGAGGCTCAGGGCGTCCCCATGGGATGTCTGCTTCTTGcggctctggaggctggagtgTCGGGTTGTGGGGCGGCTTGGCCTGTGTCGGGTGCAGCCAGCGGTGCCCTTCTCGCTGTGTGCTCAGACGGCCTTGTGTGTACAGGAGATCCGTGGTGCCTCATCCTCATAGGAGAGCTGTGGTCCTATGGGATCTGGGCCTGCCCTTATGGTCTAATATAACATTGAGTCCCTCTCTGTAGTCAGACGGGCCGGGTTAGGACCTTAGCGTGTGGTCAGGCAGAAAGATCTTTATGCTTTAAATTTCTAATGAGGTGTTGCATTTGGTACAATAGAACAGGAAACAACTGGAACATCCAGTagtaaagaagatatgatacGATCACTGGAAAGGTGGGGGACCCATGGGCAGATGGAGAGTCACTGGGTGGACAGAGGGTCTCTGGGTGGATAGAGTATCCCTGGGCAGATGGAGAGTCTCTGGCAGACAGAGGGTCCCTGGGCAGATGGAAGCTCCCTGGGTAGACAGTGTCCCTGGGTAGAAGGTCTCTGGGTGGATGGAGGGTCTCTGGGTAGGTGGAAGGTCCCTGGAAGGATGGAGTGTCCCTGGGTGTGTGGAAGGTCACTGGGTAGACAGTATCCCCAGATGGAAGGAGCATCTCTGGATAGATAGCATTCCTGGATGGACGGAGGGTCTCTGGGCGGACAGAGGGTCCCTGGGCAGGCAGAGGGTCCCTGGGTGGATGGAGGGTCTTTGGGCAGACGGAGGGTCCCTGGGCAGATGGAGGGTCCCTGGGTAGACAGTGTTCCTGGATGGATGGAGGGTCTCTGGGCAGGCAGAGGGTCCCTGGGTGGACAGAGTGTCTCTGAGTGGATGGAAGGTCCCTGGGAGGATGGAGAGTTCCTGGGCGGAtggagggtgtctgggtggacAGAGTGCCCCTGGGTAGACAGCATCCCTGGGCGGACGGAGGGTCCCCGGGCAGATGGAACATCTGTGGGTGGACGGAGGGTCCCTGGATGGACGGATTGTTTCTGGGTGGACAGAAGGTCCCTGGGAGGATGGAGAGTCCCTGGGCAGATGGAGCACTGTGTGGCCCTTGGGCGCGTGTGTGAGGAAGCTGCTCCTAAGGTCATGtttaggagaaaggaaaggcCAGCTCACTGTCCTGGGCAGGTTTCAGTGTGCAGATCTCCCTGACTGGAAGACAGGAAGGAGTGCTGCTGACCATGCTGGTTGCTACATCTGGCAagctggggaattttttttttttcatttatacttgtctttgttttccaaactCCCTTTTATAAGcatgtttttacttttgtaattGGAAAAGGAGCCCATAGAAATTGGAACACTCCCAGTGTTTTCTAGGACATGATAAATTAAAGAGCAGAATTTGTATTTCATCATGGAGAAATGCCAATATCTAGAAAACACTTGTTCTCCTTATAGTAGGATGGGCTTGTAGTATTTTTCTGGAAGGCACTTATAACGTAGTGCTAAAGGGAAGAACTGTGcatttgatgttttcatttgttgatttcagtaagttaaaaataaattcacggtagccttaaaaaaaagacaagcttGAAATTCTCTTATAGTtcctaatgcatttttaaaaaaactgtaaaaaagagACAGCTTGGGTAAAATCATGCCTTTTTTGCATGTCGTGCTAAGCCGAGTGCTGCGGGCATCACAGCACCCCGCGGGCACAGTGGTCTCTCCTGTAGCCCGTGGCCTCCCCAGCACCGCGGGAAGGTAAGAggggctccctgcccacagcCCTGTGCAGGTGCCCATGACATCGCTCAGGGCTGTTCATGTGTTCTGGGGAGTGTGGTTTCTTTCCCAGtgaaggacctttttttttttttttttaagtttattttttggtaatctctacagccagtgTGGGGGTTGAggtcacaaccctgaggtcagaaGTCACATACTCttttgactgagccaaccaggcaccccaggaaggacctatttatatttttattttaatttatttgagagagagagtgaatgtaCCTGAGAgctgggcaggggcggggctTGACCAAGAGGAGAGGAACAAgaagactccccacagagcacggagcctgacatggggcttggtcccacgaccctgagatcaagacctgagctgaaaccaggagtcggatgtaccccccaggcacccatgaaACACCGGTTTTTAAGCCACCGGAGACCAAGTCTGGGCAGAGGCTTCCTGTTCTGTGGGCCGCACAGGGGCCGCCAGAGACGCTCAGACAGGCCGACCCAGGCCTGTCCTCACTCTGTCTGACCACCTCTGTTCATCCTGCTTTCTGTGCCTTCCAGAAAGTCCGTTCTATGTCCTAGTGGAGACCTCAGGCTCCAGAGCGGGGCACGACGCCGAGAAGCTGAGTGACTTCCTGGAGCAGGCGCTGAGCTCTGGCCTGGTGACGGATGGGACCGTGGCCACGGACCAGACCAGACtcaaggtgtgtgtgtgctgcCCGTGCCTCCTCACATCCCCCATGCTCAGCTGGTCCAGAACGTCTGTGCTGGGCCTCATGTCTGGCTCAGAGCACGGGTAGTCGGAACGTGAGCAGGTATCCTGCCTCTTGGGAAACGTGCTTTTGGGTCTTTGTTGTGatcagtgatattttattttaaattattttttaaaaaattatttatttgagaaagtaagtgagtgtgagtggggggaggggcagagggagagaaagtatcAAACAGACGTCCCACCAGGCATGAAGTGTGACACAGGCTCATTTTCacaacttgagatcatgacctgagccgaaaccaagagtcagacacttaactgactgagtcacccagtggGAGCCACCATCACCATTGTGGGGGGCCCGTGGCGGTGGGAGCTGCTGTCACCATCCTGGGGGGGCCTGGGTAGTGGGAGCCCGTGGGTGGGGCAGGTATGGACGGTCAGACAGGGAAGCCTGTGGGCCGCAGCATGGCCCTGTAGTACTCCAGCTTGGGGTCCAGCAGTGCGGGGGACCGTGTGGGGTCGTTGCAGGTCTGGGTGTGTGAGAAAGGTGGCGGGCAGGAGCTGCTGCAGGTTGGGATGGGAGTCGAGGAGAGGGCACAGAGGGACCGTGTAGTGACCCTGAAAGCCAGTGAGCGAATGGGGGAAGCCAGACGCTGGCTGGTTCCTGTGGAGGTGAGGGGCTGTTGCTACTCTTCTGGGGCAGACCTGGCATTGGAAAAGTGTCATGTGGAAAAGCAGGAGGAACCAGTCCTTACCACGTAGAAATTTTGCTGAGACATTTCCTGAATGAGGGGACATGTGGGTGGGATGGGGCCAGCCCCATAGCTGAGCGATGGCACATTCAGCACCGTTTCCTCCACTCTGTAACCAGGACTTCCAAGTGTCCTCTGTGACCAGTCAGCCAGCCAAGCCAGTAAGCCATGGCTGGCTTTGTGCAGAAGGGCAGTGATGTGAagagccccccactccccaggcccCCTCAGCCCCACCCCGCGCCGCCCTCACTTTCCCGCTCAAGCTCCAGCACCCATGTGTGTCTCGggcagcccagggcccagcagccCCGTCCCCTTTGTCTGCAGTGTCTTCCCTGCTGGACCCTGCCATCGCTCAGGTTCCCTCGCCAGCTAGCAGCCCCTACCAGCCTCTCCCACCATGCCACCCAGAGTGTCCTCCATCCTCCTGGAGAGGGGCTGTCTGTGTGCCCTGGGGTGAACCATGGCCACATTCTGGAGTCCCGTCCTGTATGGATTCTTGGGTCAGAGCCCCGTGCTTGTCAcaatacagaatatttttgtcACTTGGGAAGTTCCGTCATGACCTTCCTGGTCATCTGAGGCCGGCAGCATTCTAATTGCTGTTAGACACCCTTCACGGTGCCCCTCTGACTTTGTTTTCTGTCTGTCCCAGGCGCTGTGGGCCCTGAGGGAGAGGATCTCGGAGGCGCTGAGCCGGGACGGCTATGTGTACAAGTACGACCTCTCCCTGCCCACCGAGAGGCTTTATGACCTTGTGTCTGATCTGCGCGCCCGCCTTGGCTCACAGGCCAAGCATGTGGTGGGCTATGGCCACTTGGGTGAGCTGTTCTGGGATCAGGTGTTGATGGGGATGCTAGTTGTTGAGAGAATTCTAATCATTTTCATGGTTCTCGGGCATTTTGGAAAGGACCTCCGTTTGCTGGCCACCACGGTGGCCTGCCCTCAGACCCAGTCTGCTGTATCCCTGATGAGTGCCTCTCACTCCCCTTGCCAGGTGCAAGCGTTTGAAAACTAGTTTCAGATAATTCTATTTTGCAGAAAAATCAAGCTTTATGTTTAAAGTGATTAATTCCTCAGAAAGGAATGTCTCATCCCTCTCGATTCTTGGCAGCCGTGCGTATGGGCTGCACAGGGCCCCATGCCTGCAGCCTCCATGGCCTGTCTGTAATGGGGGGTTCAGGTCCCCCTCCTGCAGTTGAGGGAGGATCTGGAGAAATGGGGTGAGGGGCTTGGCACACGGCATACTCTGTCCCGACATCTCTGATGCTTGGTTTGGGAACTTGTCATCACAACGATTTTCACAGGTGGTGCCTTTTCTCGTGAGCAGGCTCCGCAAGTCAGGTGTCTGGGATGCTCAGTGTGTGACAGATGGTGACCCCcagagttgggggggtgggggggttcctgGCATCAAGGACAGTGAGGACATTCAGTGGCTCAGGGCACCTGCTGTCTGTGGAACAGGAAAGGTCCCTCCCTCCTGGCAGACAGCGCTGCTGTACAGAGTAGACTCACACCCGTGAAGGACAACGTGTGAAATTTTAAGAAGGGGatgggagagtgtgtgtgtgaccttgaggTGGGGAGATCTTGTCAGGACCACACGGGAGGCATAAACCATAGGGGGAGATTGCTGCTAACTTGGACTACATGAAGGTAAAAATCATTGGGCAATCTCAAGCAGAATGTTGGCAGGTGGAGATGTGGGGCTGGCGAACCCAGTGTCGGGGAGGAAGCCTGGCACGGCCTCTGGGAGGTGGACACCCGAGCGGGGGTGGAGGACCGGTGCCCTCGGCCAGGGCCTGGGCGAGGTGGTGAGGCTGCTGGGTGTGGATGTGGGGCTGGGGATTGCTGGCCCACCTTCCGCCTCAAGGGGCACTGAGTGCAGCCTTTGCTGCCGGTGGGGCGAGACTCATGGCCTGTTGAGGGCTTCTCTGGTGTCCAGTGGGGCAACCGGCCTGGTTTCTCTGTGGTCCGTGAGACTGTTCCTGCCAGGCCCCTTGTGCAGGTGGGGCTGTAGTTTGGGGGTTGCCCAGCTTGGCCACGGTCCTCTGTGTCTTGTTTGGTCCGTGTGCCTGTGTTATGTGCGGGGTTTCCCTGGTACGTCCTGGGCTATAAGTCCCTTCCCCGTGTCCGCGATGGATGCCAGCGTCATCCCACAGTGGCGTGGCTGTAGTCTCTCCCTTGGGCCCCGAGGGGTCCGACTAGTTGACCTTGATGCCTCATTGGCCATGTGGCAGGAGCTGCGGTAAGGATTCGGGGCAGAGGGTTTTGTGTGCTGGGCGGTGGGGGGCTGACTGCAGGCCAGTTTCTTCCCCAGCTGCAGGGCAGGCCGAGCTTCCTGGGTCAGTTtcagtcattttgttttctgggagTGTGTCTGTTTCTTCTGAAGCCTCGGACACGTTGACACACAGGTGTCTGTCACGCTCATTCCCGTGTCACATCAGCATTAGTGGGGTGGCCCCTGTTTTAGTCCTGGTCGGGTTTGTTCCTCATGTCTTTCCTCGTCTGCATCTGTCGCGTGCTCATGAGGTCTGTGGTCCCACCCGGTTGGCCACTCTCTGCGTTCTGTCTCATGTTTCTTGTCATTACCGTTGTCCTCAGTGTACGTGTCTTCTCCCTTGTCAGGTGTGTCTTGCGGTGCCTCTAAGCACGGGAGTCTTCAGGGCCTCCAGCCTCTCCGCTTGGTCGCAGGGGTTAGACTCCCCCCGAGGACCAGGCTTGCCGTTCCCACCATGGCTCTTGTTAAATAATGTCTGTGTATCGCCTTGTTGGGCTCTGCGTGAGGTTGGAGGGGCCCCTGTGGGGCCAGCATTGCCACCTGGTCCGAGCTGTGTGCACCCCCCTGGTCCGAACCGTGTGCTCCCCCCTGGTCCGAGCCCCGTGCGTCCCCCTGGTCTGAGCCATGCACGCCCCCTGGTCTGAACCACGCGTGCACCCAtggcccccctgccccccccatcaGTGAGAGGGCGGAAGTCCGCACAGTAGCAGCAGGCTGCTCCCCTCTCCCGCAGCTACATCCTCTTGGAGGATAGGGGTTGCACCTGTCCTCTCATTCCAGGGTGAATGGGCACTCTCATCACAGTAGATCCTTCTGAATGCTGGACCTGTGCTGGCCTCCGACCAGTCACACGGGCTCCTCCCATTTAGTGTTTCCCTGACCTGTGTTTGTTCCTGTTACCTTCACTGTCTTCCATCCTACGGTGTAGATGCATCTTTCACAGACACCGTGGAGGTGGGGTCTCCTTGTCATGCAGTTTGTCATTCgttgtctttattatttatttattttgaaagatttttatttatttgagagaaggagcatgagaggagagggagtggcagagggaaaagcagactccctgctgagcagggagcccaacacggggcttga
Above is a genomic segment from Lutra lutra chromosome 3, mLutLut1.2, whole genome shotgun sequence containing:
- the D2HGDH gene encoding D-2-hydroxyglutarate dehydrogenase, mitochondrial isoform X5; amino-acid sequence: MASPWKTASVPGLQLGLGCGFWICRSYRLLFRAGAMGPHVVPRQLVWLSRWQAVCARGASVQHRTRAGVSRIPSLLSPGGALGVSPLVRRSSSSTPPGAPEVVLTQQRYPVTRLPFSAVSAEDLAAFERILPGGVVTDPEVLEASNVDWLRTVRGCSKVLLRPRTSQEVARILRYCHERNLAVNPQGGNTGMVGGSVPVFDEIILSTTLMNRVISFHSVSGTLVCQAGCVLEELSRYVEERGFVMPLDLGAKGSCHIGGNVATNAGGLRFLRYGSLHGTVLGLEVVLADGTVLDCLTSLRKDNTGYDLKQLFIGSEGTLGVITAVSIQCPPKPRAVNVAFLGCPGFAEVLQTFSSGKELLGEILSAYEFMDAECMWLVTHHLRLASPVQESPFYVLVETSGSRAGHDAEKLSDFLEQALSSGLVTDGTVATDQTRLKALWALRERISEALSRDGYVYKGR
- the D2HGDH gene encoding D-2-hydroxyglutarate dehydrogenase, mitochondrial isoform X3 produces the protein MGPHVVPRQLVWLSRWQAVCARGASVQHRTRAGVSRIPSLLSPGGALGVSPLVRRSSSSTPPGAPEVVLTQQRYPVTRLPFSAVSAEDLAAFERILPGGVVTDPEVLEASNVDWLRTVRGCSKVLLRPRTSQEVARILRYCHERNLAVNPQGGNTGMVGGSVPVFDEIILSTTLMNRVISFHSVSGTLVCQAGCVLEELSRYVEERGFVMPLDLGAKGSCHIGGNVATNAGGLRFLRYGSLHGTVLGLEVVLADGTVLDCLTSLRKDNTGYDLKQLFIGSEGTLGVITAVSIQCPPKPRAVNVAFLGCPGFAEVLQTFSSGKELLGEILSAYEFMDAECMWLVTHHLRLASPVQESPFYVLVETSGSRAGHDAEKLSDFLEQALSSGLVTDGTVATDQTRLKALWALRERISEALSRDGYVYKYDLSLPTERLYDLVSDLRARLGSQAKHVVGYGHLGDGNLHLNVTSEAFSPSLLADLEPYVYEWTARQRGSVSAEHGLGFKKRGVLSYSKPPEALRLMQQLKALLDPKGILNPYKTLPAQA
- the D2HGDH gene encoding D-2-hydroxyglutarate dehydrogenase, mitochondrial isoform X6, translating into MPLDLGAKGSCHIGGNVATNAGGLRFLRYGSLHGTVLGLEVVLADGTVLDCLTSLRKDNTGYDLKQLFIGSEGTLGVITAVSIQCPPKPRAVNVAFLGCPGFAEVLQTFSSGKELLGEILSAYEFMDAECMWLVTHHLRLASPVQESPFYVLVETSGSRAGHDAEKLSDFLEQALSSGLVTDGTVATDQTRLKALWALRERISEALSRDGYVYKYDLSLPTERLYDLVSDLRARLGSQAKHVVGYGHLGDGNLHLNVTSEAFSPSLLADLEPYVYEWTARQRGSVSAEHGLGFKKRGVLSYSKPPEALRLMQQLKALLDPKGILNPYKTLPAQA